A window of the Streptomyces luomodiensis genome harbors these coding sequences:
- a CDS encoding M28 family metallopeptidase, which produces MKRITSFRRGTLAAGTGAALAVALLTGAASAGATVTPHAAAPDVDVAAVKADLSELQSIADDNGGNRAHGEAGYQKSVDFLKGKLDEAGFTTSVQEFTSGGETGYNLIADWPGGDDGKVVMAGAHLDSVQAGPGINDNGSGSAAILEVALAVAKADLQPAKHLRFAWWGDEEDGMVGSTHYVDNLASDETSKIDSYLNFDMLGSPNPGYFVYDDDPELEKVFTDWYAAKDITTEPETEGDGRSDHAPFKDAGVRVGGLFSGAEATKSQAQADQWGGTAGEAFDPCYHSACDKTSNIDDKALDLNTDAIANAIWELSS; this is translated from the coding sequence GTGAAGCGAATAACGTCATTCCGCCGTGGCACGCTCGCGGCCGGAACCGGTGCCGCGCTCGCCGTGGCCCTGCTGACCGGCGCCGCGAGCGCCGGCGCCACCGTCACCCCCCACGCCGCGGCCCCCGACGTGGACGTCGCGGCCGTCAAGGCCGACCTGAGTGAACTTCAGTCCATCGCGGACGACAACGGCGGCAACCGTGCCCATGGCGAGGCCGGCTACCAGAAGTCCGTGGACTTCCTCAAGGGCAAGCTGGACGAGGCCGGATTCACCACCTCCGTCCAGGAGTTCACCTCCGGCGGCGAGACGGGCTACAACCTCATCGCCGACTGGCCGGGCGGCGACGACGGCAAGGTGGTGATGGCCGGCGCCCATCTGGACTCGGTCCAGGCCGGCCCCGGTATCAACGACAACGGCTCCGGTTCGGCCGCGATCCTCGAGGTCGCGCTCGCCGTGGCCAAGGCCGACCTCCAGCCCGCCAAGCACCTGCGGTTCGCGTGGTGGGGCGACGAGGAGGACGGCATGGTCGGCTCGACGCACTACGTCGACAACCTGGCCTCCGACGAGACGTCGAAGATCGACAGCTACCTCAACTTCGACATGCTCGGCTCCCCCAACCCGGGCTACTTCGTCTATGACGACGACCCCGAGCTGGAGAAGGTCTTCACGGACTGGTACGCGGCGAAGGACATCACGACCGAGCCGGAGACCGAGGGCGACGGCCGCTCGGACCACGCCCCCTTCAAGGACGCCGGGGTGCGGGTCGGCGGTCTGTTCAGCGGCGCCGAGGCCACCAAGAGCCAGGCGCAGGCCGATCAGTGGGGCGGTACGGCGGGCGAGGCGTTCGACCCGTGCTACCACTCCGCATGCGACAAGACGTCGAACATCGACGACAAGGCGCTGGACCTGAACACCGACGCCATCGCCAACGCGATCTGGGAGCTCAGCTCCTAG
- a CDS encoding type II toxin-antitoxin system Phd/YefM family antitoxin: MAYEIPVTQARAELAELINRVVYGGERVVVTRHGKPLVALVSAADLRRLEEIETGAEEQVISTVSSMRTSSSAPGERRRFGIAAEHSGPDAGDRRPGREK, from the coding sequence ATGGCTTACGAAATTCCGGTGACGCAAGCCCGTGCGGAGCTCGCGGAGCTGATCAACCGCGTGGTGTACGGCGGCGAGCGGGTGGTCGTCACACGCCACGGGAAGCCGCTGGTCGCCCTGGTATCCGCGGCTGACCTGCGGCGACTGGAGGAGATCGAAACGGGCGCGGAGGAGCAGGTGATCAGTACCGTGTCGTCGATGCGCACCTCGTCGTCCGCTCCGGGCGAACGGCGGCGCTTCGGCATCGCGGCGGAACACAGCGGCCCGGACGCCGGGGATCGGCGTCCGGGCCGCGAGAAGTGA